A section of the Sedimentisphaera cyanobacteriorum genome encodes:
- a CDS encoding CPBP family intramembrane glutamic endopeptidase encodes MVSAANLLLGYIYIIWLAAAGFAGIKWAFNTGLGAGALRRMPPWHRTQPLGSVLLAAGSYIILASAFSEGLKTIMSDTMLPQQIGMASAGIITIVFLEMYFRSFHFEGISSLGLSFRNFGSNFKSAGKFILTVYPFISLSVILTTRLLGLLSDDFQPQNHPFIDDLLAKRQDGSFLLASIAAGVNIVLVAPFVEETIFRGLVQSGLNSATGRRGLPIVITSAIFAVVHGAGVWTHWPSLMLFSLVLGYAYEKKRSLTVCILLHSMFNFISLAMSLLAGDLYRLTGG; translated from the coding sequence ATGGTCTCAGCAGCTAATTTACTACTTGGATATATATATATAATCTGGCTTGCAGCAGCGGGTTTTGCAGGCATTAAATGGGCATTTAATACCGGTTTGGGCGCTGGCGCTCTGCGCAGAATGCCCCCTTGGCACAGAACTCAGCCGCTTGGTTCGGTTCTGCTGGCCGCCGGCAGCTATATCATCCTCGCTTCGGCATTTTCCGAAGGTCTCAAAACAATTATGTCCGATACAATGCTGCCTCAGCAGATAGGGATGGCCTCTGCCGGGATAATCACAATAGTCTTCCTTGAGATGTATTTCCGTTCATTCCATTTTGAGGGCATTTCTTCATTGGGTTTAAGTTTTCGGAATTTTGGAAGCAATTTTAAATCTGCCGGCAAGTTTATACTCACCGTTTACCCTTTTATCTCGCTTAGCGTGATTCTCACCACTCGCCTTTTGGGTCTTCTAAGCGATGATTTTCAGCCTCAGAACCATCCCTTTATAGATGATCTTCTTGCAAAAAGGCAAGACGGCAGCTTCCTTCTCGCAAGCATCGCAGCGGGCGTGAATATAGTGTTGGTGGCTCCGTTTGTTGAGGAAACGATTTTCCGCGGCCTTGTTCAGAGCGGGCTCAATTCCGCCACAGGAAGGCGGGGACTGCCGATTGTGATTACATCTGCGATTTTTGCCGTGGTTCACGGGGCAGGCGTTTGGACGCACTGGCCTTCATTGATGCTTTTCTCGCTGGTGCTTGGATATGCCTATGAGAAGAAGCGATCCCTTACGGTCTGCATTCTCCTGCATTCGATGTTCAATTTCATAAGCCTTGCTATGAGTCTTCTGGCGGGGGATTTATACAGGCTGACAGGCGGTTAA
- the mfd gene encoding transcription-repair coupling factor gives MNSCEEKIIEALSSGTGRIVCTGSWGAYPSWLASRLSERLSRAILIVHPHIEDSDCAADEIHSFSSRRPLYLPAWEGEQDLSDSVGETAAERLKAAAKIPELSGGDVMCASVQALSQPLPDPEGLEKDALSIACGKSIEPELAASWLADQGYEPCEAVDAPGEFAKRGGILDIYPPAAGITDTQGHSEKTRPVRIEFFGDEVETIRYINLDNQTSEGEIQKAEIYSRIQPMPEGGLSVFDLISEEAVIIFAEPAEAGEVLQAYLSRAEGSGKYFTFSEIYKAASRLRLIEVSRFGSAGGEENHIQLCAESIEKYKTEAGSALEKSQQALAKLCEKAESGEQVLLYCESAGQIKRTKQLILSQRNFVPENLQINIGYVREGFSSRQEGLIVIGHHEIFAREFVRRRAARIRSSAGVHSLSDLTSGDFVVHITNGIAIYRGTKIIEQNDCPREHMILEFADDAKIFVPVENISLVHKYIGSGGMKPSLSRLGGKRWFNQKKKAYDAVMDMASEMLELQAKRKEAGGFAFSQDCDWQREFEDAFPYQETADQIKAIEQIKADMQTAKPMERLLCGDVGYGKTEIAMRGAFKAVLSGKQTALLAPTTILTLQHANTFRNRFAGYPVRIEVLNRFVSPGRAKEIIAESRAGRIDILIGTHRLLSNDIAFADLGLLIIDEEQRFGVEHKEKLKKLKVNVDILSLSATPIPRTLHMSLMGLRDISTLSTPPLDRRSVATSIHRYDSSLIKQIISRELAREGQVFFLHNIVKTIDKTANHLRELFPDSNIAAAHGQMHKKKLEKAMLDFAMKKIDILVCSTIIESGIDIPNANTIVINNADRFGLAQLHQLRGRVGRFKRKARAELLIPPDRPITPVAARRLKAIEEYSELGAGFKIALRDLEIRGAGNILGAEQSGHIDTVGYELYCQMLKNAVKQLKGDHTLPKPETSLDLGFTAHIPKNYIPSDKQRLGAYRKAAEAETLEDLKLLEKELKDLFGALPEQVVWLIDLAKIKLRASENLIERIRAEGKDLVFSFSPQAEDSKAADIFSRTSRRVTAVDKKTVHVRLSKNHFEPPTVLSFLRKIFVC, from the coding sequence ATGAATTCCTGCGAAGAGAAAATCATTGAAGCCCTCAGCTCAGGCACGGGACGGATTGTATGTACGGGCAGCTGGGGAGCTTATCCGTCTTGGCTGGCCTCAAGGCTTTCTGAAAGGCTCAGCCGAGCGATTCTGATTGTGCACCCGCACATAGAGGATTCAGACTGCGCTGCCGATGAGATACATTCATTCAGTTCAAGGCGTCCTCTGTATCTGCCTGCTTGGGAAGGCGAGCAGGACTTGAGCGATTCGGTGGGCGAAACAGCAGCGGAGCGTCTAAAGGCAGCTGCGAAAATCCCAGAGCTTTCAGGAGGCGATGTTATGTGCGCTTCTGTTCAGGCATTGTCCCAGCCCCTTCCAGACCCTGAAGGGCTTGAGAAAGATGCCCTTTCGATTGCCTGCGGGAAATCAATAGAACCTGAACTTGCCGCAAGCTGGCTCGCAGACCAAGGCTATGAGCCCTGCGAGGCGGTAGATGCACCGGGCGAATTTGCCAAACGTGGCGGAATACTCGATATCTACCCGCCTGCTGCCGGAATTACAGACACTCAGGGGCACTCAGAGAAAACAAGGCCTGTCCGGATTGAGTTTTTCGGCGATGAGGTGGAAACAATCCGATACATCAATCTGGATAACCAAACATCCGAGGGTGAGATCCAGAAAGCGGAAATCTATTCACGCATTCAGCCTATGCCTGAGGGCGGGCTGAGCGTGTTTGACCTTATCAGCGAGGAGGCGGTGATTATCTTTGCAGAACCGGCCGAGGCAGGTGAGGTTCTTCAGGCATATTTGAGCAGGGCAGAAGGCAGCGGAAAATACTTCACCTTCAGCGAAATCTACAAAGCTGCATCAAGGCTAAGGCTGATTGAAGTCAGCAGGTTCGGTTCAGCAGGCGGTGAAGAAAACCACATCCAGCTATGCGCTGAGAGCATAGAAAAATACAAAACTGAGGCAGGTTCTGCCCTTGAGAAGAGCCAGCAGGCCCTCGCAAAGCTCTGCGAAAAGGCCGAAAGCGGCGAGCAGGTTCTGCTTTACTGCGAATCAGCGGGTCAAATCAAACGAACAAAGCAGCTTATCTTATCTCAGCGAAACTTTGTACCGGAGAATCTGCAAATAAATATTGGCTATGTTCGCGAGGGATTCTCCAGCAGGCAGGAAGGGCTTATCGTAATAGGCCATCATGAAATTTTCGCTCGCGAATTTGTTCGCAGACGCGCAGCGAGGATCCGCAGTTCTGCGGGCGTGCATTCACTCTCCGATCTAACCTCGGGCGACTTCGTAGTGCATATAACAAACGGCATCGCAATCTACCGCGGCACAAAAATCATCGAGCAGAATGACTGTCCAAGGGAGCATATGATTCTCGAATTCGCTGATGATGCAAAGATATTCGTGCCTGTGGAAAATATCAGCCTCGTACACAAATATATCGGCTCTGGCGGTATGAAGCCTTCGCTGAGCAGGCTCGGAGGCAAACGCTGGTTCAACCAGAAGAAGAAGGCCTACGATGCTGTTATGGATATGGCCTCTGAAATGCTTGAGCTTCAGGCAAAACGCAAAGAGGCCGGCGGATTTGCATTCTCGCAAGACTGCGACTGGCAAAGGGAGTTTGAAGATGCATTCCCCTATCAGGAAACGGCCGATCAGATCAAAGCTATAGAGCAGATAAAGGCCGATATGCAAACAGCAAAGCCGATGGAGAGGCTGCTGTGCGGGGATGTAGGCTACGGAAAAACAGAGATCGCTATGCGCGGGGCGTTTAAGGCCGTGCTTTCAGGCAAGCAAACTGCCCTGCTCGCCCCAACCACCATCTTAACTCTTCAGCATGCAAACACTTTCCGAAACAGGTTTGCCGGATATCCTGTTCGAATAGAGGTGCTGAACAGGTTTGTATCTCCCGGACGGGCAAAAGAGATCATCGCTGAATCCAGAGCAGGCAGAATAGATATCCTCATCGGCACTCACAGGCTTTTATCGAATGATATAGCCTTTGCCGATCTCGGGCTTCTTATTATCGATGAGGAGCAGAGGTTCGGCGTTGAGCACAAGGAAAAGCTCAAGAAGCTGAAAGTGAACGTTGACATCCTCTCGCTCTCGGCAACGCCTATACCTCGCACTCTGCATATGTCTCTTATGGGGCTGCGGGATATCAGCACGCTCTCAACGCCCCCGCTGGACAGAAGGAGCGTGGCAACATCAATCCACCGCTACGACAGCTCCCTCATAAAGCAGATTATATCAAGGGAGCTTGCAAGGGAGGGGCAGGTATTCTTTTTGCATAATATCGTGAAAACAATAGACAAAACAGCAAACCACCTCCGCGAGCTCTTCCCCGATTCGAATATCGCTGCAGCGCACGGACAGATGCACAAAAAGAAACTCGAAAAGGCAATGCTCGATTTTGCAATGAAGAAAATCGATATCCTTGTATGCAGCACCATAATTGAATCAGGCATTGATATTCCAAACGCAAATACTATTGTGATAAACAATGCAGACCGCTTCGGCCTCGCCCAGCTCCATCAGCTCCGAGGAAGGGTAGGCAGGTTCAAACGAAAAGCAAGAGCAGAGCTGCTTATCCCGCCGGACAGACCAATCACCCCCGTTGCTGCGAGAAGGCTTAAGGCGATTGAGGAGTATTCTGAGCTCGGGGCGGGTTTTAAGATTGCACTGCGCGATCTGGAGATAAGAGGCGCGGGAAATATCCTCGGTGCGGAGCAGTCCGGGCATATCGACACAGTAGGCTATGAGCTGTACTGCCAAATGCTCAAGAATGCAGTAAAGCAGCTGAAAGGCGACCATACCCTACCCAAACCCGAAACTTCGCTCGACCTTGGATTCACCGCACACATCCCCAAAAACTACATCCCTTCAGACAAGCAGAGGCTCGGGGCATACCGAAAGGCCGCTGAAGCTGAAACGCTTGAAGACCTCAAACTTCTCGAAAAGGAGCTCAAAGACCTTTTCGGAGCTCTTCCTGAGCAGGTTGTATGGCTGATAGACCTAGCGAAAATAAAGCTCAGGGCTTCTGAAAACCTGATTGAAAGAATCAGGGCTGAGGGGAAAGACCTTGTCTTTTCGTTCAGCCCGCAGGCAGAGGATTCCAAAGCAGCCGACATCTTCAGCAGAACCTCACGCAGGGTTACAGCGGTTGACAAGAAAACTGTCCACGTGCGGCTGAGCAAAAATCACTTCGAACCGCCCACAGTGCTCTCATTTCTAAGAAAAATCTTCGTCTGCTGA
- a CDS encoding type II secretion system protein has product MRRKGFTLIELLVVISIIALLMSFLIPALAEARDVAKRTVCSSSLRQIAAGSEMYTQDNGLEYMAGGDPLPSGVWLWMGRGFRDYVKPYLDNQEGRTSVLSCPGDRTAENKYEATSYAYSMSFYHSPEQINSISSVAGTWTGELKAVPQKTGSASHPSQKIMFGEWYSNHEQVENGEDGGWWCWKGARNFLFADTHVDFLKAEELETANDSLPDPNVTKNGIKGIDYRGASK; this is encoded by the coding sequence ATGCGCAGAAAAGGCTTCACTTTAATAGAGCTTCTTGTGGTAATAAGCATTATCGCCCTGCTGATGAGCTTTCTGATTCCGGCTCTCGCTGAGGCGAGGGATGTTGCAAAACGAACCGTATGCAGCAGCAGCCTCAGGCAGATAGCCGCTGGCTCTGAAATGTACACGCAGGACAACGGGCTTGAATATATGGCAGGCGGAGATCCCCTGCCTTCCGGAGTGTGGCTCTGGATGGGGCGAGGCTTCAGGGATTACGTAAAGCCGTATCTCGACAATCAGGAAGGCAGAACGAGCGTGCTATCCTGCCCGGGAGACCGCACAGCAGAAAATAAATACGAAGCCACAAGCTACGCATACTCAATGAGCTTCTACCACAGTCCTGAGCAGATCAATTCCATCTCCAGCGTTGCCGGCACTTGGACAGGTGAGCTCAAGGCGGTTCCGCAGAAGACGGGCAGCGCATCGCACCCGTCGCAGAAGATTATGTTCGGCGAATGGTACAGCAATCACGAGCAGGTCGAAAACGGCGAGGACGGGGGATGGTGGTGCTGGAAAGGGGCGAGAAATTTCCTCTTCGCCGATACCCACGTGGATTTCCTCAAGGCAGAAGAACTCGAAACGGCAAACGACAGCCTGCCCGATCCGAACGTTACGAAAAACGGAATTAAAGGCATCGATTACAGAGGTGCCAGCAAATAG
- the ligA gene encoding NAD-dependent DNA ligase LigA, translating to MDLKSKAKDLREQIRRHDYLYYVLNSPEISDFRYDELFRQLRELEADHPELITPDSPTQRVSEAPSEGFERVSHLVPMLSIDNTYESAELRAFDSRVRKGLGSNDYSYTVELKIDGLAISLIYENGIFQRAATRGDGEQGDDVTANVKTIRSIPLKLNNPAAGRFEVRGEVFMSFSAFEKTNKLRDAQDRQRFANPRNAAAGSLKLLDAKEVSKRELSFFCYGLAGAENFSAKGHFAALNRLKEMGLPVNPEAAEAENIEQVIEIIQLWDEKRKTLNYPTDGMVIKVDSFEAQKKLGATGRSPRWCMAYKFSAEQKQTKISSVDVQVGKTGILTPVANLEPVELAGTTVRRASMHNFDEVERLDARVGDTVLVEKAGEIIPQVVKVLRDHRPETSERFLPPKECPVCGSQTAKDKNGVYLVCTNPNCPARLKGRLVYFVGKGQMDIDTLGPAVIEQLIEKGLVKNFSDLYGISREDLTSLDKIGDKSAENILASIEKSKETPLWRFVKALGIRYIGGQNAEILAERFGSLEAIMNASAEDMEAIDQIGPVAAASVKEYFADAENRETVNNLLARGVRPYVQQSGEEKPLAGKTFVVTGTLSQFTRDQVKEFISQNGGKVSSSVSSKTDYLLAGEKAGSKLKKASSLGVEIINEQELKEICS from the coding sequence ATGGACTTAAAATCAAAAGCGAAAGATTTACGAGAGCAGATCCGCAGGCACGACTACCTCTACTACGTCTTAAACAGCCCGGAGATATCGGATTTCCGATACGACGAGCTTTTCAGGCAGCTAAGGGAGCTAGAAGCCGACCATCCCGAGCTCATAACGCCCGATTCGCCCACGCAGCGGGTATCTGAGGCCCCGAGCGAGGGGTTCGAGCGGGTGAGCCATCTTGTGCCGATGCTCAGCATAGACAACACCTACGAAAGCGCAGAGCTCCGCGCCTTCGACAGCCGCGTGCGCAAGGGGCTGGGCAGCAATGATTACTCATATACTGTTGAGCTGAAGATCGACGGGCTTGCGATAAGCCTGATATACGAAAACGGAATATTCCAGCGAGCAGCCACCCGAGGCGACGGTGAACAGGGCGATGATGTAACCGCAAACGTGAAGACAATCCGCTCCATCCCGCTGAAGCTCAATAATCCCGCAGCGGGCAGATTCGAGGTTCGGGGCGAGGTGTTTATGTCTTTCAGTGCATTCGAGAAAACCAACAAGCTCCGAGACGCTCAAGACAGGCAGCGATTTGCAAACCCGCGAAACGCCGCTGCAGGGTCGCTGAAACTGCTCGATGCGAAAGAGGTGTCTAAGCGGGAGCTCTCATTCTTCTGCTACGGGCTTGCAGGAGCGGAAAACTTCTCTGCGAAGGGGCATTTCGCCGCCCTGAACAGGCTCAAAGAGATGGGGCTTCCGGTGAATCCGGAGGCAGCAGAGGCCGAAAATATCGAGCAGGTTATCGAGATAATCCAGCTCTGGGACGAAAAACGCAAAACCCTCAATTATCCCACAGACGGGATGGTAATCAAGGTTGACAGCTTCGAGGCCCAGAAGAAGCTCGGGGCTACGGGCAGAAGCCCGAGATGGTGCATGGCGTATAAATTCAGCGCCGAGCAGAAGCAAACGAAAATCTCCTCCGTTGATGTTCAGGTGGGCAAAACGGGCATCCTCACCCCCGTTGCCAATCTCGAGCCAGTGGAGCTTGCAGGGACAACCGTACGAAGAGCCTCCATGCACAACTTCGACGAGGTGGAAAGGCTGGATGCAAGAGTGGGCGATACTGTGCTTGTGGAGAAGGCAGGCGAGATTATCCCGCAGGTGGTGAAGGTGCTCAGAGACCACCGCCCGGAAACGAGCGAGAGATTCCTGCCTCCCAAGGAATGCCCCGTTTGCGGCAGCCAAACCGCCAAAGACAAGAACGGGGTGTATCTGGTCTGCACAAACCCAAACTGCCCGGCAAGGCTCAAGGGCAGGCTCGTTTACTTCGTGGGCAAGGGACAGATGGACATCGACACGCTCGGCCCGGCCGTAATCGAACAGCTGATAGAGAAGGGGCTCGTGAAAAATTTTTCAGATTTGTACGGAATTTCCAGAGAAGATTTGACATCCTTAGATAAGATAGGCGATAAAAGCGCGGAAAACATACTCGCATCGATTGAAAAGAGCAAAGAGACACCGCTTTGGCGGTTTGTAAAGGCGCTTGGCATAAGATACATCGGCGGGCAGAACGCCGAGATACTCGCTGAGCGTTTCGGCTCTCTGGAGGCGATTATGAACGCCTCAGCGGAGGATATGGAAGCGATAGACCAGATCGGCCCCGTTGCAGCAGCAAGCGTGAAGGAATATTTCGCAGATGCAGAAAACAGGGAAACAGTGAATAATCTGCTGGCTCGCGGCGTCAGGCCGTACGTCCAGCAGAGCGGTGAGGAAAAGCCGCTTGCAGGGAAAACCTTCGTGGTAACCGGCACGCTATCGCAGTTCACAAGGGATCAGGTGAAGGAATTTATCTCACAGAACGGCGGGAAGGTTAGCTCGAGCGTGAGCTCGAAAACCGACTACCTCCTTGCGGGCGAAAAAGCAGGCTCAAAGCTGAAAAAGGCCAGCAGCCTCGGCGTTGAGATAATAAATGAACAAGAGCTCAAGGAAATTTGCAGTTAA
- a CDS encoding right-handed parallel beta-helix repeat-containing protein, with protein sequence MIRYTLILLSAAAMCFSAEYYVNSSEGNDNNSGTSPQKAFKTLEKANSITLKPGDKLLFKAGEKFAGHFKPQGCGEEGKRIHIGSYGEGDKPKIAGGGRFPEAVHLFNMEYVTLEGLAITNTGSKPEPGRRGLRIELKDFGEGNDIRISNLFIHDVNGSKYKKKKGGGSAIIWQNHGKEKKTRFDGLVIENCHLKDCVRNGMNSRGYTNRENWHPSLNVVVRDNLLEGIPGDGIVPIGCDGALIEGNVMRDCPRMLEKGDAAAGIWPWSSDNTIIQYNEVSDHKACWDGQGFDSDWNCRGTIIQYNYSHDNEGGFLLICCNGGASKSKRINDGTIVRYNISINDGLRTEGHAAGFSPTFHISGPVTNTRIYNNLIYVPRKNSKEIDRTIVEMDNWGGPYPENTLFANNIFYVEGKADFIMAGSRKTRFMNNLYSGEFEDRPKDSKAITDKPRFKGSFTDENGLWNPMGFQLAPDSPGADAGMYISGNGGKNYKGKKLDYPINVGAF encoded by the coding sequence ATGATTCGATACACACTAATCCTGCTATCAGCAGCAGCAATGTGTTTTTCTGCTGAGTACTACGTTAACAGCAGTGAAGGCAATGACAATAATTCAGGAACAAGCCCGCAAAAGGCTTTCAAAACACTTGAAAAAGCTAACTCCATAACTCTCAAGCCCGGCGACAAACTGCTTTTCAAGGCGGGCGAGAAATTTGCCGGCCACTTCAAGCCTCAGGGCTGCGGCGAAGAAGGCAAACGGATTCACATCGGAAGCTACGGCGAAGGAGACAAGCCGAAAATCGCAGGCGGAGGAAGATTCCCCGAAGCCGTTCATCTTTTCAATATGGAATACGTTACGCTGGAAGGGCTCGCTATTACCAATACCGGCAGCAAACCCGAACCCGGGCGAAGAGGGCTTCGGATTGAGCTGAAAGACTTCGGCGAAGGAAACGATATCCGAATCAGCAATCTTTTTATACACGATGTAAACGGCAGCAAGTATAAGAAGAAAAAAGGCGGCGGGTCTGCAATTATCTGGCAGAATCACGGCAAGGAAAAGAAAACCCGCTTCGACGGGCTTGTAATTGAAAACTGCCATTTGAAAGACTGCGTTCGAAACGGAATGAATTCGCGAGGCTATACAAACCGCGAGAACTGGCATCCGAGCCTGAATGTAGTGGTTCGAGACAATCTGCTTGAGGGGATCCCGGGCGACGGAATCGTGCCTATAGGCTGCGACGGGGCTCTAATCGAAGGCAACGTTATGCGGGACTGCCCGAGAATGCTCGAGAAAGGCGATGCAGCAGCGGGCATCTGGCCTTGGTCTTCGGACAATACGATCATTCAGTACAACGAAGTATCCGACCACAAGGCCTGCTGGGACGGCCAAGGCTTCGACTCAGACTGGAACTGCCGCGGGACGATAATCCAGTACAACTACAGCCACGACAACGAAGGCGGCTTCCTGCTTATATGCTGCAACGGCGGGGCAAGCAAGTCTAAAAGGATAAACGATGGAACGATAGTCCGCTACAATATCAGCATAAACGACGGGCTCCGCACCGAAGGCCATGCCGCCGGCTTCTCGCCCACCTTCCACATATCCGGCCCTGTTACCAATACACGAATCTACAACAATCTGATTTACGTGCCCCGAAAGAACTCCAAAGAGATAGACCGCACGATTGTGGAGATGGACAACTGGGGCGGGCCTTACCCTGAAAATACGCTCTTTGCGAACAATATCTTCTACGTGGAAGGGAAGGCGGATTTCATAATGGCAGGCAGCAGAAAAACCAGATTTATGAACAATCTGTATTCAGGCGAATTTGAAGACCGCCCGAAAGACAGCAAAGCTATTACTGACAAGCCGCGTTTCAAAGGAAGCTTCACAGACGAAAACGGGCTTTGGAATCCGATGGGCTTCCAGCTCGCTCCCGACTCTCCCGGCGCCGATGCGGGGATGTATATCAGCGGAAACGGCGGAAAGAACTACAAGGGCAAAAAGCTCGATTATCCGATAAACGTCGGGGCGTTTTAA
- the ribD gene encoding bifunctional diaminohydroxyphosphoribosylaminopyrimidine deaminase/5-amino-6-(5-phosphoribosylamino)uracil reductase RibD encodes MAYEQYMHWAIELARRGFGSVEPNPMVGCVIVSPSGEVIGEGWHKQFGKEHAEINALKDCRLKGLSPAGSTVYVTLEPCSHYGKTPPCAAALIEAEVSEVTAAMEDPSEKVAGRGFDMLRKAGIKVQVGMCREQAELLNPAFIKQSRRSRPWVILKWAQSLDGYMSETDAGGNTVWLTSEASRQDVHRLRRSCDYILAGIGTVLADDPMLTARPSCGRSPHRIILDSKLRIRLDMKLFQSIDAAPLTIFTLSNDEEKIQEIKDCGVDVERAQKDENGRCSIRGVLDKLSALKAQRVMVEAGPELLSEFIRCGLADEFWVYTAPKLLCSAGKDSLPEAMAGLPRSRLCHTEFTPFDKDIRFTALARDISEI; translated from the coding sequence ATGGCTTACGAACAATATATGCATTGGGCGATAGAGCTTGCCCGGCGCGGCTTTGGCAGCGTTGAGCCGAATCCTATGGTGGGCTGCGTTATAGTAAGCCCTTCAGGCGAGGTAATCGGCGAGGGCTGGCATAAGCAGTTCGGCAAAGAGCATGCGGAGATAAACGCCCTTAAAGACTGCCGCCTTAAAGGGCTCAGCCCAGCCGGCAGTACAGTTTACGTTACTCTCGAGCCATGCAGTCATTACGGCAAAACCCCGCCCTGCGCAGCAGCCCTTATTGAAGCTGAGGTGTCTGAGGTGACAGCGGCAATGGAAGACCCGAGCGAGAAGGTGGCCGGCAGGGGGTTTGATATGCTTCGTAAAGCAGGGATTAAAGTGCAAGTGGGGATGTGCAGAGAGCAGGCCGAGCTTCTGAATCCGGCTTTTATCAAGCAAAGCCGGCGTTCCCGCCCGTGGGTTATCCTCAAATGGGCGCAGAGCCTCGATGGATATATGAGCGAAACAGATGCCGGCGGAAATACCGTATGGCTCACCTCGGAGGCGAGCAGGCAGGATGTTCACCGGCTGCGAAGGAGCTGCGATTATATCCTTGCAGGAATCGGTACGGTTCTCGCAGACGATCCCATGCTTACAGCAAGGCCTTCCTGCGGCAGAAGTCCGCACAGGATTATCCTTGATTCTAAGCTGAGAATCAGGCTGGATATGAAGCTTTTCCAAAGCATCGATGCTGCCCCGCTCACGATTTTCACGCTTTCAAACGATGAGGAAAAAATCCAAGAGATTAAGGATTGCGGAGTGGATGTTGAGCGTGCTCAGAAAGACGAGAACGGCCGCTGCAGCATCAGGGGCGTGCTGGACAAACTTTCCGCTTTGAAAGCCCAGAGGGTGATGGTGGAAGCGGGCCCGGAGCTGCTCAGCGAATTCATCCGCTGCGGGCTTGCAGATGAGTTTTGGGTGTACACGGCGCCGAAACTGCTTTGCTCAGCTGGAAAAGACAGCCTGCCCGAGGCGATGGCAGGGCTCCCCCGAAGCCGGCTTTGCCACACCGAATTCACCCCGTTCGATAAAGATATAAGATTCACCGCACTCGCCAGAGATATAAGCGAAATTTAA
- a CDS encoding 4Fe-4S binding protein produces the protein MPAVIDKETCTGCGACVDACPVEAISLDDNGKAEVDADACIDCGACVDECPVEAISME, from the coding sequence ATGCCAGCAGTTATCGATAAGGAAACCTGCACCGGCTGCGGGGCCTGCGTTGATGCGTGCCCAGTAGAAGCAATCTCTCTCGACGACAACGGCAAGGCTGAAGTTGATGCAGATGCATGCATCGACTGCGGTGCGTGCGTTGATGAGTGCCCGGTAGAGGCAATCTCCATGGAATAA
- a CDS encoding DUF2179 domain-containing protein → MTFEFDIFAHFLMPVLIFLSRVADVGLGTIRLIFITKGMKKLAPLVGFFEMLVWVLAMGVVMKNLNNPISYIAYAGGFAAGSYIGILLAEKMALGKVLLRVLIVKNCQDLLEELQHEGYGFTVVDGSGAKGPVKIVFSVIKKKDLKKVVDFIDKHHPRAFYSVGDVGSVREGIFPTKYPTSFYRASLPYRLFRKGK, encoded by the coding sequence ATGACATTTGAATTCGACATATTCGCCCATTTTCTAATGCCGGTGCTGATTTTCCTCTCCCGCGTAGCGGATGTGGGGCTTGGGACAATCCGGCTGATTTTCATAACCAAGGGGATGAAAAAGCTTGCCCCTCTGGTTGGTTTTTTTGAGATGCTTGTATGGGTATTGGCGATGGGCGTGGTGATGAAGAATCTGAACAACCCGATTTCTTATATAGCTTATGCCGGCGGATTCGCAGCGGGCAGCTATATCGGTATTCTGCTTGCCGAGAAGATGGCTCTCGGTAAGGTGCTGCTGCGTGTGCTTATAGTTAAAAACTGCCAAGACCTGCTGGAAGAACTCCAGCACGAAGGCTACGGTTTTACCGTTGTTGACGGCAGCGGAGCGAAAGGGCCGGTGAAGATTGTGTTTTCCGTGATAAAAAAGAAAGACCTGAAAAAAGTTGTAGATTTTATAGACAAGCACCACCCCAGAGCATTCTACAGCGTGGGTGATGTGGGCAGCGTGCGTGAGGGGATTTTTCCCACGAAATACCCAACATCATTCTACAGGGCATCCCTTCCTTACAGACTTTTCAGGAAGGGGAAATAA